In the genome of Gemmatimonadota bacterium, one region contains:
- a CDS encoding sugar transferase — MPIPATSPMAHVKETPTSRTRSTESRSDELASERPLSRDERLIRALNVVVATVGLIITLPIWLLIAIAVKLTSRGPIFYTQTRVGLDQRQRMPARDDSRRRSDIGGKPFTIVKFRTMTVDAERHGQAVWAQANDQRVTAIGGFLRSCRLDELPQLLNVIRGDMNLVGPRPERPQLFTELREQIPDYQHRQRVPPGITGHAQVHLQYDSSVEDVRRKVQHDLDYIARRSVWEDLKIMLKTIPVMLFRKGGW, encoded by the coding sequence ATGCCGATACCCGCAACTTCGCCGATGGCCCACGTGAAGGAGACGCCAACCAGCCGGACGCGGTCCACCGAGAGTCGGAGCGATGAACTCGCCTCCGAACGACCGCTCTCGCGCGATGAACGCCTCATCCGGGCGCTCAACGTGGTGGTCGCGACCGTTGGCCTGATCATCACGCTGCCGATCTGGCTGCTGATTGCCATTGCCGTGAAGCTCACCTCGCGTGGGCCGATCTTCTACACCCAGACCCGGGTGGGGCTCGATCAGCGCCAGCGGATGCCGGCGCGTGACGATTCGCGTCGTCGCTCCGACATCGGCGGCAAGCCGTTCACGATCGTGAAGTTCCGCACCATGACTGTCGACGCCGAGCGTCACGGGCAGGCAGTCTGGGCGCAGGCAAACGATCAGCGCGTCACCGCCATCGGCGGCTTCCTTCGCAGTTGTCGTCTCGACGAACTGCCGCAGTTGCTGAACGTGATTCGTGGCGACATGAACCTGGTCGGCCCGCGCCCCGAGCGGCCGCAGCTGTTCACGGAATTGCGCGAGCAGATTCCCGACTACCAGCATCGCCAGCGCGTGCCGCCCGGCATCACCGGCCACGCGCAGGTGCACCTCCAGTACGATTCGTCGGTCGAGGATGTCCGCCGCAAGGTGCAGCACGACCTCGACTACATCGCCCGGCGCAGCGTATGGGAAGACCTCAAGATCATGCTCAAGACGATCCCGGTGATGCTCTTCCGGAAGGGTGGATGGTAG
- a CDS encoding serine acetyltransferase, translating to MIFLEDLRCKAEWCYGDVRPKTLLKALLTDGTFAMACYRAMAWCHRNHLAPLAMICNKVNAVFGQCIIGRGAEFGPGFVLVHSQGVVINGTVRGGARVYVEHQVTIGAEKLQSPVLGDRVFIGAGAKIIGAITIGSDVRIGANAVVVKDVPSRVTVGGVPARILRTHDGEAPDEASPLN from the coding sequence GTGATCTTTCTCGAAGACCTCCGCTGCAAGGCCGAGTGGTGTTACGGCGATGTCCGGCCGAAGACGCTGCTCAAGGCCCTCCTGACCGATGGCACCTTCGCGATGGCCTGCTATCGCGCGATGGCCTGGTGTCATCGGAATCACCTTGCCCCGCTCGCGATGATCTGCAACAAGGTCAATGCCGTTTTCGGACAGTGCATCATCGGTCGCGGCGCCGAGTTCGGTCCCGGCTTTGTGCTGGTGCACTCGCAGGGCGTGGTGATCAACGGTACGGTGCGAGGTGGGGCGCGGGTCTACGTCGAGCACCAGGTCACCATCGGCGCCGAGAAGCTGCAGTCCCCGGTGCTCGGTGACCGGGTCTTCATCGGTGCCGGCGCCAAGATCATCGGCGCCATCACCATCGGCAGCGACGTGCGGATCGGCGCCAATGCCGTGGTGGTGAAGGATGTCCCGAGCCGGGTAACGGTGGGTGGCGTGCCGGCGCGGATCCTCCGGACGCACGACGGGGAGGCCCCGGATGAGGCCTCCCCGTTGAACTGA
- a CDS encoding polysaccharide deacetylase family protein, with protein MSALRQLLRRGLEATLPASRFLVRGPASGAAVALTFDDGPHPDITPRLLDALARHSMHATFFVVGREAERYPALVQRIVAEGHAIGHHSWSHSEPSATSTTTLMAEVTRCRALLRDLTGAPVDRFRPPKGQLTVAKLAALLRLGQRVILWSEDPKDYTLGDGTRLTHWAATNALPGGTIALLHDTHRWCLDAIAPLAQRAGDSGIQFVSIDRWLPVST; from the coding sequence GTGAGTGCGTTGCGCCAGCTGCTCCGCCGCGGCCTCGAGGCAACGCTGCCCGCGTCCCGGTTCCTGGTTCGCGGCCCGGCTTCCGGCGCGGCCGTCGCGCTGACATTCGATGATGGCCCGCATCCTGACATCACGCCGCGGCTGCTCGATGCCCTTGCCCGCCATAGCATGCACGCGACGTTCTTCGTCGTCGGCCGCGAGGCCGAGCGCTACCCTGCCCTCGTGCAGCGCATCGTCGCCGAAGGCCATGCCATCGGCCATCACTCGTGGAGTCATTCGGAACCCTCGGCCACCAGCACCACCACGCTGATGGCGGAGGTGACCCGTTGCCGCGCGCTGCTGCGCGATCTCACCGGCGCGCCGGTCGACCGGTTCCGCCCGCCGAAGGGACAGCTCACCGTGGCCAAGCTCGCCGCGCTGCTGCGCCTGGGTCAGCGGGTGATACTCTGGTCGGAAGACCCCAAGGACTACACCCTGGGCGATGGCACGCGGCTCACCCACTGGGCCGCGACGAACGCGCTCCCGGGAGGAACAATCGCGCTGCTCCACGACACCCATCGCTGGTGCCTCGATGCGATCGCCCCACTCGCACAGCGTGCCGGTGACAGCGGAATCCAGTTCGTCAGCATCGACCGCTGGCTGCCGGTGAGCACGTGA
- a CDS encoding exosortase C-terminal domain/associated protein EpsI has product MRNWQRWIPGGLLAGGFLLNSTLISRRSGPVELVGPIEAVAPQALGVKGTDLSISDDERRVAGMTSFMLRQYQPADRLPFSIYVGYYDEQRQGKSIHSPRNCLPGAGWEPVDSRPMTLNTAVGPVVVNRYRLVRSDSTAMVYYWYQGRGRVAHDEFRVKYELLRDAALHGRTEEALVRIVVRVGKGEDQIEAADQIARDVGTQLVGQVDKVLPRL; this is encoded by the coding sequence ATGCGTAACTGGCAGCGGTGGATTCCCGGCGGGCTGCTCGCAGGCGGTTTCCTGCTCAACAGCACCCTGATCTCGCGTCGCTCGGGTCCCGTGGAACTGGTCGGTCCGATCGAGGCCGTGGCGCCGCAGGCGCTCGGCGTGAAGGGAACCGATCTGAGCATCAGCGACGACGAGCGTCGCGTGGCGGGGATGACGTCGTTCATGCTGCGGCAGTACCAGCCCGCCGACCGACTCCCCTTCTCGATCTACGTTGGCTACTACGACGAACAGCGACAGGGGAAGAGCATCCACTCCCCGCGCAACTGCCTGCCGGGCGCGGGATGGGAGCCGGTCGATTCCCGGCCGATGACGCTCAATACCGCGGTCGGTCCGGTGGTCGTGAATCGCTATCGCCTGGTGCGCAGCGACTCGACGGCGATGGTGTACTACTGGTACCAGGGTCGTGGGCGCGTGGCGCACGACGAGTTCCGGGTGAAGTACGAGTTGCTCCGCGACGCGGCGCTCCACGGCCGCACCGAAGAAGCGCTGGTCCGGATCGTGGTGCGCGTCGGCAAGGGCGAGGACCAGATCGAAGCCGCCGACCAGATTGCCCGCGACGTCGGCACTCAGCTCGTTGGGCAGGTCGACAAAGTTCTTCCCCGCCTCTAG
- the xrt gene encoding exosortase — protein sequence MVAPVANAPATLSFPDFAKRAGPFARIAGPVLLTALAFVVLFQDPARSLARDWWNDPDAGHGLLLFPVSLWLAWRAGIVADARPAPGWGTALIIASILLRALGGLAAEFFTQRFSIWLTVVGVVVFCFGWRQARVWWLPITLMLLSIPLPALVTNKLAIPLQFKASQLGTELINWRKIPVMTRGNVIQIPEGRLFVAEACSGLRSLTALIALGVMIGGMYLATLPARLLLVLLAVPVAIALNGVRIFLTAFLMHFVDPALGRGFMHESEGWAMFMIAFVLLGMIAFCVRLVERRISSRKVGFDA from the coding sequence ATGGTAGCGCCGGTCGCCAACGCGCCCGCGACCCTCTCCTTTCCTGATTTCGCGAAGCGCGCGGGACCCTTTGCCCGGATCGCCGGCCCGGTGTTGCTCACCGCGCTCGCGTTCGTCGTGCTCTTCCAGGATCCGGCCCGCTCGCTCGCGCGCGACTGGTGGAACGACCCCGATGCAGGCCACGGCCTGCTGCTTTTCCCGGTCTCGCTCTGGCTCGCATGGCGCGCCGGGATCGTGGCCGACGCCAGGCCAGCGCCGGGGTGGGGCACCGCCCTCATCATCGCCTCTATTCTGCTCCGCGCACTCGGCGGGCTTGCCGCCGAATTCTTCACGCAGCGCTTCTCGATCTGGCTCACCGTCGTCGGCGTCGTGGTCTTCTGCTTCGGCTGGCGGCAGGCGCGCGTCTGGTGGCTGCCGATCACGCTGATGCTGCTCTCGATCCCGCTGCCCGCACTCGTGACCAACAAGCTCGCCATTCCGCTCCAGTTCAAGGCATCGCAGCTCGGCACCGAGCTGATCAACTGGCGCAAGATCCCGGTGATGACGCGTGGCAACGTGATCCAGATCCCCGAGGGTCGGCTCTTTGTCGCCGAGGCGTGCAGCGGGCTTCGCTCGCTTACGGCACTGATTGCCCTGGGCGTGATGATCGGCGGGATGTATCTCGCCACCCTGCCCGCACGACTGCTATTGGTGCTGCTCGCGGTTCCGGTCGCGATCGCGCTCAACGGCGTGCGCATCTTCCTCACCGCCTTCCTGATGCATTTCGTCGACCCCGCCCTCGGGCGCGGCTTCATGCACGAGAGCGAAGGGTGGGCGATGTTCATGATCGCCTTCGTGTTGCTGGGAATGATTGCGTTCTGTGTGCGACTGGTGGAGCGACGGATCAGCTCTCGCAAGGTGGGCTTCGATGCGTAA